One stretch of Roseimicrobium sp. ORNL1 DNA includes these proteins:
- the polX gene encoding DNA polymerase/3'-5' exonuclease PolX, whose product MTAEQMAEVLRNIARLLELKGENPFKIRAYTTGADVVENFSGDIVARAKANDLGGIKGIGDALQQKLHELASTGKLEFYERLKAEFGDGILELFEVQGLGAKKIAALFAMLGVKSIADLKRVCENGEAAKLPGFGAKTAEKLLQGISFRESHAHEFRQEQVAPIVMGVLEMLRDHPDVSRVEVGGSYRRGKETVHDLDFLAASRRPKEVLEDFVHMPGVTQVLGHGETKASVVLDSGVQCDLRVVTNDEFACALVYFTGSKEHNIVLRSRALERGWSLNEYSFTPVANGNGKEPPKCLEEADVYRALDLDLVPAELRENTGEIEAAEEGKIPRLVELQNLRGCFHNHTVASDGAATLREMAEAAQEVGWQYLGIADHSKSSFQANGLNETRLAAQVEEIRKLNAEYAKEGFRIFAGSEVDILKDGALDFSDEVMAGLDYVVASVHNLFTLSEAEMTKRIIKAIENPYVTMLGHVTGRLLLSRPSYAVNIPEIIEAAAATGTIIEINANPWRLDMDWRWWKMAKEKGVKCAINPDAHSTRGLQDVFFGARIARKGWLTREDVINCLPLGQVEQALRVKRES is encoded by the coding sequence ATGACCGCTGAACAGATGGCCGAGGTGCTGCGCAACATTGCGCGGCTGCTGGAACTCAAGGGAGAGAACCCTTTCAAGATCCGCGCTTACACGACAGGAGCCGATGTGGTGGAGAACTTCAGCGGTGACATCGTGGCGCGCGCGAAAGCGAATGACCTCGGCGGCATCAAGGGCATTGGCGATGCGCTTCAGCAGAAGCTGCATGAACTGGCCAGCACTGGGAAGCTGGAGTTCTACGAGAGGCTCAAGGCCGAGTTCGGTGATGGAATTTTGGAGCTGTTCGAGGTGCAGGGACTTGGGGCAAAGAAGATCGCCGCCTTGTTCGCTATGCTGGGCGTGAAGTCCATCGCCGACCTGAAGCGCGTTTGTGAAAACGGTGAGGCGGCGAAGCTCCCGGGCTTCGGTGCGAAGACGGCGGAGAAGCTGCTGCAGGGCATCAGCTTCCGCGAGAGCCATGCGCACGAGTTCCGTCAGGAGCAGGTGGCGCCCATCGTCATGGGCGTACTGGAGATGTTGCGCGATCATCCGGATGTCTCCCGCGTGGAAGTGGGCGGCAGCTATCGCCGTGGCAAGGAGACGGTGCATGATCTCGACTTCCTCGCGGCCTCACGTCGCCCGAAGGAAGTACTGGAGGATTTCGTCCACATGCCCGGAGTGACCCAGGTGCTGGGCCATGGTGAGACGAAGGCGAGCGTCGTGCTCGACAGCGGAGTGCAGTGCGATCTGCGCGTGGTGACGAATGATGAGTTCGCCTGCGCGCTGGTGTACTTCACCGGAAGCAAGGAGCATAACATCGTCCTCCGCAGCCGCGCGCTAGAGCGTGGATGGTCTCTCAATGAGTACAGCTTCACTCCCGTGGCGAACGGCAACGGCAAGGAGCCGCCGAAGTGCCTGGAGGAGGCGGATGTGTACCGCGCCCTCGATCTCGATCTGGTTCCTGCGGAGTTGCGTGAGAACACCGGCGAAATCGAAGCAGCAGAGGAGGGGAAGATTCCGCGTCTCGTGGAGCTTCAGAATCTCCGCGGCTGCTTCCACAATCACACCGTGGCCAGCGATGGTGCAGCAACGTTGCGTGAGATGGCGGAAGCGGCCCAGGAAGTGGGCTGGCAATACTTGGGCATCGCAGACCACAGTAAGTCATCCTTCCAAGCGAATGGGCTGAACGAAACGCGTCTCGCTGCGCAGGTGGAGGAGATTCGAAAACTGAACGCCGAGTATGCGAAGGAAGGCTTCCGCATCTTCGCTGGCAGTGAGGTCGATATTCTCAAGGATGGCGCGCTGGACTTCAGCGATGAAGTGATGGCGGGGCTCGACTACGTGGTGGCGAGTGTGCACAACCTCTTCACGCTCTCCGAGGCGGAGATGACGAAGCGTATCATCAAGGCGATTGAGAATCCGTATGTGACCATGCTGGGTCACGTCACGGGTCGTCTTCTGCTATCACGTCCCAGCTATGCGGTGAACATTCCTGAGATCATCGAGGCAGCCGCAGCCACGGGGACCATCATTGAGATCAATGCGAATCCCTGGCGTCTCGACATGGACTGGCGCTGGTGGAAGATGGCGAAGGAGAAGGGCGTGAAGTGCGCCATCAATCCGGATGCACACAGCACGCGTGGTTTGCAGGATGTCTTCTTCGGCGCCCGCATCGCGCGCAAGGGTTGGCTCACGCGGGAGGATGTGATCAACTGCCTGCCGCTGGGGCAGGTGGAGCAGGCGTTGAGAGTGAAGAGGGAATCATAG
- a CDS encoding DUF1552 domain-containing protein, translating into MKQLSRRTFLRGAGVSLALPLLEAMMPGTRAAAAAATSPRRMVAINIPLGFLGEKFFPTGTGTGYELSEYLKPGEALRSDFTVFSGVSHPDVDGGHSAEKSFLTAAAHPGSRSFKNSISLDQYVAKQIGEKTRFASLTLGDHSLSWTANGVPIPVEQSPAKAFAKLFLTGTPKEIAAQEQELDQGRSIMDTVLEDAKSMEGKVSAADRDKLDQFFTAVRETEQRLSKAQAWSQTPKPKVNATQPGKIDGTDLVGTFKANFDVIRLALETDSTRVIALGGTGYGLVPTIKGVTQAYHALSHHGKNPEMMGQLALIERATIDAFWAFLGSLKQSTDGGSCLLDNTQVLLGSNLGNASGHLTTNLPVILAGGGFKHGQHLAFDQKNNYPLPNLFVSMLQRLGIESSSFASSTGTMRGLEMAGV; encoded by the coding sequence ATGAAGCAACTTTCCCGCAGAACCTTCCTCCGTGGAGCCGGTGTGAGCCTCGCGCTCCCGCTACTTGAAGCGATGATGCCCGGTACACGAGCCGCTGCTGCTGCGGCGACGTCACCGCGACGCATGGTGGCCATCAACATTCCCTTGGGTTTCCTCGGTGAAAAGTTCTTCCCAACGGGCACAGGCACGGGTTATGAACTGAGCGAGTACTTGAAGCCGGGCGAGGCCTTGCGTAGCGACTTCACCGTTTTCTCCGGTGTGAGTCATCCGGATGTGGATGGTGGTCACTCGGCAGAGAAGTCCTTCCTCACCGCGGCAGCGCATCCGGGCTCGCGCAGCTTCAAGAACAGCATTTCGCTGGACCAGTACGTGGCGAAGCAGATTGGTGAGAAGACCCGCTTCGCTTCACTCACGCTAGGTGACCACTCTCTTTCATGGACGGCGAATGGTGTGCCCATTCCCGTGGAGCAGTCTCCCGCGAAGGCCTTCGCCAAGCTCTTCCTCACCGGCACGCCGAAGGAAATCGCCGCGCAGGAGCAGGAGCTCGATCAGGGGCGCAGCATCATGGATACGGTATTGGAAGATGCGAAGTCCATGGAGGGCAAGGTGAGTGCTGCTGACCGTGACAAGCTGGACCAGTTCTTCACTGCTGTACGCGAGACGGAGCAGCGTCTCTCCAAGGCTCAGGCTTGGAGCCAGACACCGAAACCGAAGGTGAATGCGACGCAGCCCGGCAAAATCGATGGCACGGATCTCGTCGGCACCTTCAAGGCGAACTTCGACGTGATTCGCCTCGCTCTGGAAACCGACTCCACCCGCGTCATCGCGCTGGGTGGAACGGGCTATGGACTGGTTCCCACCATCAAGGGGGTGACACAGGCGTATCATGCCCTCTCACACCATGGGAAGAACCCGGAGATGATGGGCCAGCTTGCGCTGATTGAGCGTGCTACTATCGATGCCTTCTGGGCATTCCTCGGCAGTTTGAAGCAAAGCACGGATGGTGGTTCCTGTTTGCTGGACAACACGCAGGTGCTTCTGGGTAGCAACCTCGGCAATGCCAGCGGCCACCTCACGACGAACCTGCCTGTCATTCTCGCTGGTGGTGGGTTCAAGCACGGCCAGCACCTCGCCTTCGACCAGAAGAACAACTACCCACTGCCCAATCTCTTCGTCAGCATGCTGCAGCGTCTGGGCATCGAGTCTTCCTCTTTCGCCTCCAGCACCGGCACCATGCGCGGGCTGGAGATGGCGGGAGTGTAG
- a CDS encoding cupin domain-containing protein, with protein MTPPVTNLFAPASGVDSERETFHPLLESPHVKLEHIISRGQSSPPDFWYDQKEDEWVLLLRGGATLEFADGGMVELHSGDHLTIPKHVRHRVHRTSEDAIWLALFLKV; from the coding sequence ATGACACCACCTGTCACCAATCTCTTTGCCCCGGCTTCAGGCGTGGACTCTGAGCGCGAAACTTTTCATCCCCTCCTGGAGTCCCCGCACGTAAAGTTGGAGCATATCATCTCCCGCGGCCAGTCGAGTCCGCCGGATTTCTGGTATGACCAGAAAGAGGATGAATGGGTGCTGCTCTTGCGTGGTGGCGCAACGCTGGAGTTTGCCGATGGCGGCATGGTGGAACTCCATTCGGGGGACCACCTCACCATCCCCAAACACGTGCGTCATCGGGTGCACCGGACCAGCGAAGATGCGATTTGGCTGGCGCTTTTCTTGAAGGTGTGA
- the rnr gene encoding ribonuclease R, producing METKILKLLGRADYVPSNVPQLIGGLGLHASQQQELQEVLHTLETDGKILRTKGNRYILSQPADMVAGIIQINRAGKGFLLPDEPGAVEIVIQEASTGTALNGDRVLVRRDVKPRGLRPKTASEAEEVTGTVVRILERKRSRLVGTLKQAREFLYVVPDDPRIPHHISVPPARDTGRPGVVGDKVVVELTHWENRFTPPEGEIVEVLGPPDAEGVDMLSVLRNYGLPLSFPKEVLDEANSIVHGLGRANNEPSEEDFVGRLDCREHMVITIDPDDAKDFDDAICLQRQSKDHWKLWVHIADVSHYVKPGSLLDKEAYERGNSTYLVDRVIPMLPEALSNGLCSLKPGVARLTKCVEFDLATDGTVVKATFHSAVIRSQRRYTYQEAYKIIKGQPQDDMERMLHAAHQMAQRIRAKRFRTGALDLEFPENKIRLDERGRVLRIERIENDESHQLIEEYMLLANEAVAGRLMALARPSVYRVHEKPKAKRLEAFQDDVLGHRVPCGDLTKRDEVQKLLRTLEKLPIGPALKIGFLRSLMRARYAVEPLGHYGLNKQKYTHFTSPIRRYSDLVVHRTLFNNQLIPVPELKKTAEHISNTERVSSDAERDSKDVKLYAHLKAQLKSGELQTYQALVTDVRNFGFFVDVTDLGMSGLIHLSSLTDDFFIFDDVRNQLVGRHTRRVIKLGDRLSVQIYRIDETKKQVDFQLAPQSGDDARDGRDRDTRRSDFSRTRSGSRGPQTREERSSRPRPDGVRPRTLFPSEQREGPRPDRPARKPEVESPEELQLASGRKRGGKGGPMQGRPPGSESDGGGFRGGFSKKRPHSSKKSTPRRDHGHGEGTGTGSSSAGRTDGFAKKRPFKKGPGGFAKKNSAKRGKRK from the coding sequence ATGGAAACCAAAATACTCAAATTGCTCGGACGCGCCGACTATGTGCCGTCCAATGTACCCCAGCTCATCGGAGGGCTTGGCTTGCACGCCAGCCAGCAGCAGGAGCTGCAGGAGGTACTGCACACGCTCGAAACCGACGGAAAAATTCTCCGTACCAAGGGCAACCGTTACATTCTCTCCCAGCCGGCGGACATGGTGGCCGGCATCATCCAGATCAACCGCGCAGGAAAAGGCTTCCTGCTGCCCGATGAACCGGGAGCCGTCGAAATCGTGATCCAAGAAGCCTCCACCGGCACCGCGCTGAATGGTGACCGCGTGCTGGTGCGCCGTGACGTGAAGCCTCGTGGCCTGCGTCCGAAAACAGCGAGTGAGGCTGAGGAAGTCACCGGCACCGTGGTGCGCATCCTGGAACGCAAGCGCAGCCGCCTCGTGGGCACGCTCAAGCAGGCGCGCGAGTTCCTCTACGTCGTGCCGGATGATCCCCGCATCCCCCACCACATCTCCGTGCCGCCGGCACGCGATACCGGACGCCCCGGAGTGGTGGGCGACAAGGTGGTGGTGGAACTCACCCACTGGGAAAATCGCTTCACACCGCCGGAAGGTGAGATCGTGGAAGTGCTCGGACCACCCGATGCCGAGGGCGTGGACATGCTCTCCGTGCTGCGCAACTACGGCCTCCCACTGAGTTTCCCCAAGGAAGTGCTCGATGAGGCAAACTCCATTGTGCATGGCCTGGGTCGCGCGAATAACGAGCCTTCCGAGGAAGATTTCGTCGGGCGTCTTGATTGCCGCGAGCACATGGTGATCACCATCGACCCGGATGATGCGAAGGACTTCGATGACGCCATCTGCCTGCAGCGCCAGTCGAAGGATCACTGGAAGCTATGGGTGCACATCGCGGATGTCTCCCACTACGTGAAGCCTGGCAGCCTGCTGGACAAGGAGGCCTATGAACGCGGGAACTCCACCTACCTCGTGGATCGCGTTATCCCCATGCTCCCGGAAGCACTCAGCAATGGGCTCTGCTCCCTGAAGCCTGGCGTCGCGCGCCTGACGAAGTGTGTGGAATTCGACCTGGCAACGGATGGCACGGTGGTGAAGGCCACGTTCCACTCCGCGGTGATCCGCTCCCAGCGACGCTACACCTATCAGGAAGCCTACAAGATCATCAAGGGCCAGCCGCAGGATGATATGGAGCGCATGCTGCATGCGGCGCACCAGATGGCACAGCGCATCCGCGCGAAGCGCTTCCGTACCGGTGCACTGGACCTTGAGTTCCCGGAGAACAAGATCCGTCTCGACGAGCGCGGTCGCGTGCTGCGCATCGAGCGCATCGAGAACGATGAATCCCACCAGCTCATTGAAGAGTACATGCTGCTCGCCAATGAAGCCGTAGCCGGCCGCCTCATGGCCCTGGCACGCCCTTCCGTGTACCGTGTGCACGAGAAACCCAAGGCCAAGCGCCTGGAGGCCTTCCAAGACGACGTGCTCGGTCATCGAGTCCCCTGCGGTGACCTCACGAAGCGTGATGAAGTGCAAAAGCTCCTGCGTACGCTGGAGAAGCTACCCATCGGCCCTGCGCTGAAGATTGGCTTCTTGCGCTCCTTGATGCGTGCACGCTATGCGGTGGAGCCGCTCGGTCACTACGGACTGAACAAGCAGAAGTACACCCACTTCACCTCGCCCATCCGCCGTTACTCGGATTTGGTGGTGCATCGCACCCTCTTCAACAACCAGCTCATCCCCGTGCCGGAGTTGAAGAAGACTGCGGAGCATATCAGCAACACCGAACGCGTCTCCTCCGACGCGGAACGCGACAGCAAGGATGTGAAGCTCTATGCGCACCTGAAGGCCCAGCTCAAGTCCGGTGAACTCCAGACCTACCAGGCTCTCGTCACGGATGTGCGGAACTTCGGCTTCTTCGTGGATGTCACCGATCTCGGCATGAGCGGTCTGATTCACCTCTCCTCGCTCACGGATGATTTCTTCATCTTCGATGATGTGCGCAATCAGCTCGTGGGCCGGCACACACGCCGTGTCATCAAACTCGGAGATCGACTGTCCGTGCAGATCTACCGAATCGACGAGACCAAGAAGCAGGTGGACTTCCAGCTTGCCCCGCAAAGTGGTGATGATGCCCGCGATGGCCGCGACCGTGACACCCGCAGGTCGGACTTCTCCCGCACACGGTCAGGCTCACGTGGTCCGCAGACACGCGAAGAGCGCTCCTCTCGCCCTCGGCCCGATGGTGTGCGCCCTCGTACCCTATTTCCGTCTGAGCAGAGGGAGGGTCCCCGCCCAGACCGTCCGGCACGCAAACCGGAAGTCGAGTCGCCAGAAGAACTGCAGCTGGCCTCTGGTCGGAAGCGCGGTGGCAAAGGTGGTCCCATGCAAGGCAGGCCGCCCGGCAGCGAAAGTGACGGCGGCGGATTTAGGGGAGGCTTCTCCAAGAAACGCCCGCACAGCTCCAAGAAATCTACACCTCGCCGTGACCATGGCCACGGAGAAGGCACAGGAACTGGCAGTAGCAGCGCTGGACGCACGGATGGCTTCGCCAAAAAACGTCCTTTCAAGAAAGGACCTGGTGGGTTTGCGAAGAAGAACTCAGCGAAGCGCGGCAAGAGGAAATAA